Part of the Nitrospirota bacterium genome, TTCCGCCTGTTTGCGCTCCGCGACTTTGGCCTCGACCTCCCCGTACGCCTTCCGCAACGCCTCCTCGGCCTGCTTCCGCTCGCTGATGTCGGTGACTACGGCACTCAGGCCGTATTCGCCGTTGATGGCGAGGCGGTGCAGGGAGAGGCTGACCGGCAGAAGACCGCCGTCTCCGGTGACCAGGGAGAGCTCGCCCCGGGCATGTTCTTTCAGGCCCTGCTCGATGAGCCCCTTGAGCAGATCGTGCTCCTGCTCCCGGACGCTGTCGAACAGAGATGAGCCGATGATCCTCGGCAGGGGTATCCCGAGCATCCCCGAAAGGCGGGCGTTGGCATAGAGGACGATGCCGCTGTCGGCGAGCGTTGCAGCGCCCTCGTTGATGCTCTCGACGATCGTGCGGTAGGGGGCTTCGGCGCCTTTGAGCGTGAATATCCGATCGCCGCCCTCAGGGGTCGAGACGACGAGGGCGTCCAACTCGCCGCTCCTGATGGCGCTGATGGTCTCTTCGGCTTCCGCCGCCCTGGCGCGAAGCGACTCTATCTCTTCTAACAGCTCACGCTCTCTTTTTGCTGGCATCTTCTCTCTCGCCCTTTGCCGGGGTGCGCTTCGTCTTCACGGTCTCTTTCTGCTGCTTGAGGCCGAGCCCGATCAGGATGCGGTCCTCGTCCGACATATCGCCGATCAGCTTCCGGATCGGCAGCGGCAGCTTCTTCACGAGCGTGGGGGCCGCGATCACCTGCTCCTCTCCGGCAGCCTCGGGCTGCTGGTAGATATCGACGACCTCCAGCTCGTAACGGTCTTTCAAGTAGGTCTCGCAGATCCTCCTTATGTTCTCTATCGCCTTCGCCGACCTTTTCGTCGCGCCGGTTACATAGAGCCGCAGCACGAACTTGATGTCCTTCCTCGCGAGGGCCCTCTCGAACTCCTCGAGCGCTGTCCGCTCTTTCGTCTTTACCGTACGCTTTACCATTACGTTTCTTTTACCGCGGGCGTATATCGAGCCCGACGATGACCCTCTCGGTATTCGAGAGGTCGCCGATGATCTTTTTGATGGGCTCCGGCAGCTTTCTCACGAGCGTAGGGATCGCCAGTATCTGGTCGCCTTGGGCGAGCTGCGGGTTCTTGAGCAGGTCGACGACCTCGAGGCGGTACTTGCCCTTCAGATGCTCCTCGCAGATCCTCTTCAGGTTCGCCAGCGCTGCGAGGGACTTCGGCGTCTGTCCCGCTACATAGAGGCGAAGATCGAAAAAACCCTCATCGGTCCTCTCTATCCTTTTCGCTCTTGCCGCTTTCGCTTTCGGAGCGGCCTTTCGCGCCGTCTTCTTTCCCGCCGCAGTCATGCGTATCTACTCTCCCTTTCCCGCCGTCCGTTTTTTAGAGGCCCCGGCAGGAGCATCCGCCCTGGGCAGCTCCGATGAACGCTTCCGGTCGAGCGCGCGGGCCTCGTCGCGCATCCGGTCCTGCGCAAAGGCCATGGCGAGCTCCTCTTCGTCCTGCTGCATCTGGAGCATGAGGGCCTCGATCTGGGCCTGGGCCAGCTTCCTCTTCCGCTCGAACTCCCGCTGCCGCCGCTCCCTCTCCTGCCTGCGGGCGAGCTCCTCTGCCCTGTCCCGCGCCTCCTGCGCCGCGCGGGAAGCGCCGGTAAAGACCTGTCCCTCGCCGATGTAGACGTCGGTTAGTTGTATTCCCCTGTCAGTGATGGTGAACTCCCGCACCTGGTTCGAGTGCGCCATGCCGCGGGATTTGAGAATGTGCAGGGTGCGGTTCCGCTCTCCGCCGGTCTCGACCGTTCTGAGCAGTATCCAGGTGTCGATCAGGGACGAGATCGCGATCTCGGTCATCTCGGTGGTATCGGGGTGGGCGAGGCTGGTGAAGAGCGCAGTGATCCCTCTGCCCTTGAGGAAATCGATCAGACGGTTGAGCAGCGAGTTGACTTCCGCAGGACTGCCGATGCTGATCATGTTGGAGATGGGGTCCATGACCACCGCATCGGGTCTGCAGTCGTTGATCAGGCTGTGGATCTTCACCAGGTGCAT contains:
- a CDS encoding circadian clock KaiB family protein, translating into MVKRTVKTKERTALEEFERALARKDIKFVLRLYVTGATKRSAKAIENIRRICETYLKDRYELEVVDIYQQPEAAGEEQVIAAPTLVKKLPLPIRKLIGDMSDEDRILIGLGLKQQKETVKTKRTPAKGEREDASKKRA
- a CDS encoding circadian clock KaiB family protein; this translates as MTAAGKKTARKAAPKAKAARAKRIERTDEGFFDLRLYVAGQTPKSLAALANLKRICEEHLKGKYRLEVVDLLKNPQLAQGDQILAIPTLVRKLPEPIKKIIGDLSNTERVIVGLDIRPR